From a single Anaerolineales bacterium genomic region:
- the acnA gene encoding aconitate hydratase AcnA, translating into MQDYFNSRSILKTGGKEYAMYRLDALEKAGLTKLSKLPYSIRILLEAALRQCNDREITQTDVKNIAAWSPKGARPGIPFLPARVVMQDFTGVPAVVDLAAMRAAVARLGGDPKKINPLVPVDLVIDHSVQVDFFATADALNRNTEVEFQRNRERYEFLKWGQKAFSNFRVVPPMTGIVHQVNLEYLADVVMTKDENGTLVAFPDTLVGTDSHTTMINGLGVVGWGVGGIEAEAVMLGQPMDMLLPEVIGFKLYGKLKEGVTATDLVLTVTQMLRKKGVVDKFVEFYGDGLSNMSLPDRATIGNMAPEYGATMGYFPVDEETLRYMRLTGRSEEVIARTESYFREQGLFCDANSPEPEFTDTLELDLASVVPSLAGPKRPQDRVALTDMQYTFKKALTAPVKDRGYELSGEALTREATFGTNGGTQKMKHGAVVIAAITSCTNTSNPSVLVAAGLVARKAVEKGLNVKPYVKTSLAPGSRVVTEYLKKAGLIDPLSKLGFNVIAYGCTTCIGNSGPLPGEVAKAVTGSDLVAAAVISGNRNFEGRVHPLVKANFLASPPLVVAYALAGTVDIDLNNEPLGTGSDGAAVYLKDLWPSQKEIQEAIAASVNAEMFMDKYSDVFSGSDMWQNIQVAEGDLFEWSDESTYIHHPPYFQTLTIDVPSIQPIRGARVLGLFGDSITTDHISPAGNIAIDSPAGKFLQERGVQPKDFNQYGTRRGNDLVMARGTFANIRLKNIMVAPKEGNWTKLQPSGEVMPIFDAAMKYKEAGIPTIVLAGKEYGTGSSRDWAAKGPMLQGVKAVIAESFERIHRSNLVGMGVLPLRFADGQNAESLGLDGSEVFDIEGLDDGIKPQSQIIVKARKSNGNVIEFKATALLNTDVEVNYYRNGGILHTVLRNLVK; encoded by the coding sequence ATGCAAGATTATTTTAATTCCCGCAGCATATTGAAAACAGGAGGTAAAGAATACGCCATGTATCGTCTTGATGCGCTGGAAAAGGCGGGGCTGACCAAACTCAGCAAACTGCCGTATTCCATCCGCATCTTGCTTGAAGCAGCCCTGCGCCAGTGCAATGACAGGGAGATCACCCAGACCGATGTGAAGAATATCGCGGCGTGGTCGCCCAAAGGCGCCCGCCCCGGCATCCCTTTCCTGCCTGCCCGCGTGGTCATGCAGGATTTCACGGGCGTGCCCGCCGTGGTGGACCTCGCCGCCATGCGCGCCGCTGTTGCCCGCCTTGGGGGGGATCCGAAGAAAATTAATCCGCTTGTGCCCGTGGATCTGGTCATCGATCATTCGGTGCAGGTGGATTTCTTTGCCACCGCCGATGCGCTCAACCGCAACACCGAAGTCGAATTCCAGCGCAACCGCGAGCGTTATGAGTTCCTCAAGTGGGGGCAAAAGGCGTTCAGCAACTTCCGCGTTGTGCCGCCGATGACCGGCATCGTGCATCAGGTCAACTTGGAATATCTCGCCGACGTGGTCATGACCAAGGATGAGAACGGCACACTGGTTGCCTTCCCCGATACGCTGGTGGGCACCGACTCGCATACGACGATGATCAATGGACTCGGCGTAGTTGGCTGGGGTGTGGGCGGCATCGAAGCCGAAGCCGTAATGCTCGGTCAACCCATGGACATGCTGTTGCCCGAAGTCATCGGTTTTAAACTGTACGGAAAACTCAAGGAGGGCGTTACTGCCACCGACCTTGTGCTTACGGTCACCCAAATGCTGCGCAAAAAGGGCGTGGTGGACAAGTTTGTCGAGTTCTACGGTGACGGCTTGAGCAATATGTCCCTGCCCGACCGCGCTACTATTGGCAACATGGCTCCCGAGTATGGCGCCACCATGGGCTACTTCCCGGTGGATGAAGAGACGCTTCGCTACATGCGTCTGACTGGCCGCTCGGAGGAAGTCATCGCCCGCACCGAATCCTACTTCCGCGAACAGGGACTCTTCTGCGATGCGAACAGCCCCGAACCGGAATTCACCGATACGCTCGAACTGGATCTCGCATCGGTCGTCCCATCGCTTGCTGGACCCAAACGCCCGCAGGACCGCGTCGCGTTGACCGACATGCAGTATACCTTCAAAAAAGCATTGACCGCCCCTGTAAAGGATCGCGGCTACGAACTCTCCGGCGAAGCGCTGACCCGTGAAGCCACTTTTGGCACGAACGGCGGTACGCAGAAGATGAAGCATGGCGCGGTGGTGATCGCCGCAATTACCTCCTGCACGAATACGAGCAATCCTTCCGTGTTGGTTGCGGCGGGACTCGTCGCCAGGAAAGCGGTGGAAAAGGGCTTGAACGTCAAGCCGTATGTGAAGACATCCCTCGCTCCCGGCTCACGCGTAGTGACCGAATATCTCAAGAAGGCTGGTCTCATTGACCCGCTTTCCAAACTCGGCTTCAATGTCATTGCGTATGGCTGCACGACTTGTATCGGCAACTCCGGTCCATTGCCCGGTGAAGTCGCCAAGGCTGTGACAGGCTCCGATCTCGTTGCGGCGGCGGTCATCTCCGGCAACCGCAACTTTGAAGGGCGCGTGCATCCGCTGGTCAAGGCGAACTTCCTTGCTTCGCCGCCGTTGGTGGTTGCTTACGCACTCGCCGGCACCGTGGACATTGACCTGAATAACGAACCGCTCGGTACGGGATCGGATGGAGCGGCTGTCTATCTCAAAGATCTGTGGCCCAGCCAAAAGGAGATCCAAGAGGCGATTGCGGCGAGTGTCAATGCTGAAATGTTCATGGATAAATATTCTGACGTTTTCTCCGGCTCGGATATGTGGCAGAACATCCAAGTAGCGGAAGGCGATCTGTTCGAGTGGAGCGATGAATCGACTTATATTCATCATCCGCCGTACTTCCAGACCCTGACGATCGATGTGCCGTCCATTCAGCCCATCAGGGGTGCGCGCGTGCTCGGCTTGTTCGGTGATTCGATCACAACCGATCACATCTCGCCTGCCGGTAACATTGCTATTGACTCGCCCGCCGGTAAATTCCTGCAGGAGCGCGGCGTTCAGCCCAAGGATTTCAACCAGTATGGCACACGCCGTGGTAATGACCTGGTGATGGCGCGCGGCACGTTTGCGAACATCCGCCTGAAGAACATCATGGTCGCGCCAAAGGAAGGCAACTGGACCAAACTTCAACCCTCGGGTGAAGTAATGCCCATCTTTGATGCGGCAATGAAATACAAGGAAGCGGGCATTCCCACGATCGTCCTGGCGGGCAAGGAATACGGTACCGGCTCCAGCCGTGACTGGGCAGCGAAGGGTCCGATGCTGCAGGGCGTGAAGGCGGTCATCGCGGAATCGTTTGAACGCATCCACCGCTCGAATTTGGTCGGCATGGGTGTGCTCCCCCTGAGATTCGCTGATGGTCAGAATGCTGAGTCGCTCGGTCTGGATGGAAGCGAAGTGTTCGACATCGAAGGCTTGGATGACGGCATCAAACCGCAAAGCCAGATCATCGTGAAAGCCAGGAAATCCAATGGCAACGTGATCGAGTTCAAAGCCACCGCGTTGTTGAATACCGATGTGGAAGTCAACTACTACCGCAACGGCGGCATCCTGCACACCGTACTGCGAAATTTAGTGAAGTAA